A region from the Metopolophium dirhodum isolate CAU chromosome 9, ASM1992520v1, whole genome shotgun sequence genome encodes:
- the LOC132952374 gene encoding uncharacterized protein LOC132952374 isoform X1, with the protein MRSQCTTTVVLFYYCCCTIAVLRLTGAVKPRHERGQDYNAVHPCQRECRAGEPPKTCEYRFKVEWYYTMSKACYDCPYNMTDCYRPDCVPADGVAKPIIVINRSLPGPSIQVCLGDTIMVDVENAMMEESTSVHWHGHHQRNSPYMDGVPYVTQCPIPPHSSFRYVYLADNEGTHFWHSHSGCQRGDGAFGSFVVRAPKSRDVHRDMYDVDVHVITVTDWLHELGIRKFLAHYHGSGNNKPETILINGRGRYKVFDGGYRTPLTQFNVTRGKRYRFRLINAGFLNCPISMSIDNHTFTVIATDGYNVQPVVVDSFVSYAGERWDFVVEATANVGNYWMRFRGLMDCDERFTKAFEVSILHYDGAGDEEPEGTPTYDNTLHSGIQLNALNKGSGLMDTATVSELEDATPPKNDLRLEKKPDVTLFMSYDFYSLDNPHFHKPMLYGFKQVTHRSEQVYTPQINKMSFKLQSFPLLSQRNMIEPWMSCDNIKKDCSNEFCECTNIIKVPLGSIVELFLIDKGVTYNANHPFHLHGHPFRVVAMERVGNHTTVEEIEQMDRDGRIVRNLRTAPLKDTVTVPDGGFTILRFLADNPGYWLFHCHIEFHVEVGMATVFKIGEDWEMPPSPPGFPKCGNYNGKGLVSILNPEEMDSVYPMINGSSQNDGLDDVDIESRTNMISTLGKWWPFVGGAHPYVASAASINSSYFSILLCIVISFLVIE; encoded by the exons ATGAGATCACAGTGCACCACCACCGTCGTGCTGTTCTACTACTGCTGTTGTACGATCGCCGTGCTGCGCTTGACGGGCGCCGTGAAGCCGCGACACGAACGCGGACAGGACTACAACGCCGTCCATCCTTGCCAGAGAGAATGTCGCGCGGGCGAACCGCCCAAAACGTGCGAGTACCGTTTCAAAGTGGAATGGTACTACACAATGAGCAAGGCGTGCTACGACTGTCCGTACAACATGACCGATTGTTACAGACCAGACTGTGTGCCGGCCGACGGCGTTGCGAAGCCCATTATCGTCATCAATAGAAGTCTGCCGGGACCTTCCATAcaa GTGTGCTTGGGCGACACGATCATGGTGGACGTGGAGAACGCCATGATGGAGGAGTCGACGTCCGTCCACTGGCACGGTCACCACCAGCGCAACTCGCCGTACATGGACGGTGTGCCGTACGTGACACAGTGTCCGATTCCGCCGCACAGTTCGTTCCGGTACGTGTACCTGGCCGACAACGAGGGCACGCACTTCTGGCACTCGCACTCCGGCTGCCAGCGGGGTGACGGAGCGTTCGGGTCGTTCGTGGTACGCGCCCCAAAGTCGCGGGACGTGCACCGCGACATGTACGACGTGGACGTGCACGTCATCACGGTCACCGACTGGCTGCACGAGCTGGGCATCCGCAAGTTCCTCGCCCATTACCACGGTTCGGGCAACAACAAGCCCGAGACCATTCTGATAAACGGCCGCGGCCGTTACAAAGTCTTCGACGGCGGTTACCGCACGCCCCTGACTCAGTTCAACGTGACCAGA ggGAAACGATATAGGTTTAGACTGATAAACGCTGGATTCCTAAATTGTCCAATTTCAATGAGTATCGACAATCATACGTTTACTGTGATTGCAACAGATGGATATAACGTTCAACCAGTAGTAG TCGATTCGTTTGTAAGTTATGCTGGTGAACGCTGGGATTTTGTTGTGGAAGCAACAGCTAATGTTGGCAATTATTGGATGCGATTTAGAGGCTTGATGGATTGCGATGAACGGTTCACTAAGGCCTTTGAAGTATCGATTTTGCATTATGACGGAGCTGGTGACGAGGAACCAGAGGGCACACCCACATATGACAATACACTTCATTCCggaatt CAATTAAATGCACTGAATAAAGGATCTGGGTTAATGGACACTGCTACTGTATCAGAATTAGAAGACGCAACACCTCCAAAAAATGACCTTCGTTTGGAGAAAAAACCAGATGTAACATTATTTATGTCATATGATTTTTATTCTTTAGATAATCCACATTTCCACAAACCTATGTTATATGGATTCAAAcaag TGACGCACAGGTCTGAACAAGTGTACACACcacaaattaacaaaatgtcTTTCAAGCTTCAATCATTTCCTTTATTATCTCAAAGGAATATGATAGAACCTTGGATGAGTTGTGATAATATAAAGAAGGATTGCTCAAACGAATTCTGTGAGTGTACAAACATTATAAAAGTTCCTCTGGGGTCAATCGTTGAATTATTTCTTATTgataaag gtGTGACCTACAACGCAAATCATCCATTCCATTTGCACGGACATCCGTTTAGAGTAGTAGCGATGGAAAGAGTTGGAAATCATACTACCGTAGAGGAGATAGAACAAATGGACAGAGATGGGCGCATTGTAAGAAATCTACGGACTGCACCTCTTAAAGACACCGTGACAGTACCAGATGGCGGATTTACAATATTACGATTCTTAGCCGACAATCCTG gttaTTGGTTATTTCATTGTCATATTGAGTTTCACGTTGAGGTGGGCATGGCAACTGTGTTCAAAATCGGCGAAGACTGGGAAATGCCCCCATCACCTCCGGGTTTTCCGAAATGTGGAAACTATAACGGAAAAGGATTAGTATCTATATTGAATCCCGAAGAGATGGATTCAGTGTACCCAATGATTAATGGATCCAGTCAGAATGATGGTTTGGATGACGTAGATATCGAAAGTCGTACTAATATGATATCCACATTAGGTAAATGGTGGCCATTCGTCGGAGGTGCGCATCCTTATGTAGCATCTGCTGCTAGTATTAACTCAtcgtatttttcaattttattgtgtattgtgATAAGTTTTTTAGTTATTGAATGA
- the LOC132952374 gene encoding uncharacterized protein LOC132952374 isoform X2, which translates to MRQVTQVCLGDTIMVDVENAMMEESTSVHWHGHHQRNSPYMDGVPYVTQCPIPPHSSFRYVYLADNEGTHFWHSHSGCQRGDGAFGSFVVRAPKSRDVHRDMYDVDVHVITVTDWLHELGIRKFLAHYHGSGNNKPETILINGRGRYKVFDGGYRTPLTQFNVTRGKRYRFRLINAGFLNCPISMSIDNHTFTVIATDGYNVQPVVVDSFVSYAGERWDFVVEATANVGNYWMRFRGLMDCDERFTKAFEVSILHYDGAGDEEPEGTPTYDNTLHSGIQLNALNKGSGLMDTATVSELEDATPPKNDLRLEKKPDVTLFMSYDFYSLDNPHFHKPMLYGFKQVTHRSEQVYTPQINKMSFKLQSFPLLSQRNMIEPWMSCDNIKKDCSNEFCECTNIIKVPLGSIVELFLIDKGVTYNANHPFHLHGHPFRVVAMERVGNHTTVEEIEQMDRDGRIVRNLRTAPLKDTVTVPDGGFTILRFLADNPGYWLFHCHIEFHVEVGMATVFKIGEDWEMPPSPPGFPKCGNYNGKGLVSILNPEEMDSVYPMINGSSQNDGLDDVDIESRTNMISTLGKWWPFVGGAHPYVASAASINSSYFSILLCIVISFLVIE; encoded by the exons ATGAGACAAGTGACGcag GTGTGCTTGGGCGACACGATCATGGTGGACGTGGAGAACGCCATGATGGAGGAGTCGACGTCCGTCCACTGGCACGGTCACCACCAGCGCAACTCGCCGTACATGGACGGTGTGCCGTACGTGACACAGTGTCCGATTCCGCCGCACAGTTCGTTCCGGTACGTGTACCTGGCCGACAACGAGGGCACGCACTTCTGGCACTCGCACTCCGGCTGCCAGCGGGGTGACGGAGCGTTCGGGTCGTTCGTGGTACGCGCCCCAAAGTCGCGGGACGTGCACCGCGACATGTACGACGTGGACGTGCACGTCATCACGGTCACCGACTGGCTGCACGAGCTGGGCATCCGCAAGTTCCTCGCCCATTACCACGGTTCGGGCAACAACAAGCCCGAGACCATTCTGATAAACGGCCGCGGCCGTTACAAAGTCTTCGACGGCGGTTACCGCACGCCCCTGACTCAGTTCAACGTGACCAGA ggGAAACGATATAGGTTTAGACTGATAAACGCTGGATTCCTAAATTGTCCAATTTCAATGAGTATCGACAATCATACGTTTACTGTGATTGCAACAGATGGATATAACGTTCAACCAGTAGTAG TCGATTCGTTTGTAAGTTATGCTGGTGAACGCTGGGATTTTGTTGTGGAAGCAACAGCTAATGTTGGCAATTATTGGATGCGATTTAGAGGCTTGATGGATTGCGATGAACGGTTCACTAAGGCCTTTGAAGTATCGATTTTGCATTATGACGGAGCTGGTGACGAGGAACCAGAGGGCACACCCACATATGACAATACACTTCATTCCggaatt CAATTAAATGCACTGAATAAAGGATCTGGGTTAATGGACACTGCTACTGTATCAGAATTAGAAGACGCAACACCTCCAAAAAATGACCTTCGTTTGGAGAAAAAACCAGATGTAACATTATTTATGTCATATGATTTTTATTCTTTAGATAATCCACATTTCCACAAACCTATGTTATATGGATTCAAAcaag TGACGCACAGGTCTGAACAAGTGTACACACcacaaattaacaaaatgtcTTTCAAGCTTCAATCATTTCCTTTATTATCTCAAAGGAATATGATAGAACCTTGGATGAGTTGTGATAATATAAAGAAGGATTGCTCAAACGAATTCTGTGAGTGTACAAACATTATAAAAGTTCCTCTGGGGTCAATCGTTGAATTATTTCTTATTgataaag gtGTGACCTACAACGCAAATCATCCATTCCATTTGCACGGACATCCGTTTAGAGTAGTAGCGATGGAAAGAGTTGGAAATCATACTACCGTAGAGGAGATAGAACAAATGGACAGAGATGGGCGCATTGTAAGAAATCTACGGACTGCACCTCTTAAAGACACCGTGACAGTACCAGATGGCGGATTTACAATATTACGATTCTTAGCCGACAATCCTG gttaTTGGTTATTTCATTGTCATATTGAGTTTCACGTTGAGGTGGGCATGGCAACTGTGTTCAAAATCGGCGAAGACTGGGAAATGCCCCCATCACCTCCGGGTTTTCCGAAATGTGGAAACTATAACGGAAAAGGATTAGTATCTATATTGAATCCCGAAGAGATGGATTCAGTGTACCCAATGATTAATGGATCCAGTCAGAATGATGGTTTGGATGACGTAGATATCGAAAGTCGTACTAATATGATATCCACATTAGGTAAATGGTGGCCATTCGTCGGAGGTGCGCATCCTTATGTAGCATCTGCTGCTAGTATTAACTCAtcgtatttttcaattttattgtgtattgtgATAAGTTTTTTAGTTATTGAATGA